From the genome of Pseudomonas yamanorum, one region includes:
- a CDS encoding xanthine dehydrogenase family protein molybdopterin-binding subunit produces MSAIGKPLDRVDGLLKVTGQARYAGEFPEDGLLHGSVVSSNIAKGRVIRIDASKALALPGVVMVLDHLNRPKLASYDDSYADADAADGSPFRPLYNDRVLYSGQPLALVIADNLELARHAGSLVEIEYTAEPSETDLLALQDQAHPSPQTPPKPRGNFQAEWTGAATSLDLHYSTPIEHHNPMEPHASTVLYQPDGTLHIHDKTQGPQNCQAYVQKVFGLDKSQVRIFAAFVGGAFGSGLRPQYQLPLAVMASLALKRSVRVTLTRQQMFTFGYRPRTLQRLQLGAAANGRLLALGHTAIGQTSRFEDFSEHVVEWSGMLYHCDNVLLTYKLVPLDVFTPLDMRAPGAALGVIGLECAMDELACALGIDPVQLRLINYAERNQNEDKPWSSKALRECYSEGAERFGWSQRNPEPRSMRDGRQLIGWGMAGGVWEALQMKASAKARIDHLGKLTVSSATTDIGTGTYTVMAQIAAQASGVPVSDVTFLLGDSSLPTAPLQGGSFTVSSVGSAVQQACEALNAKLLEIARKTYPAFKDAESARFENGQLHAGDQRISLAQLVQDSGEQALEVQVDCEPGKQREGYASATHSAVFVEVRVDEDLGTIKVSRVVSAIAAGRVVNPKMARSQILGGVVWGIGMALHEETQIDHALGRYMNHSLAEYHIPVNADIGEIDVLFVEEHDEIVNALGSKGVGEIGIVGVAAAVANAVYHATGKRVRDFPITLDKVF; encoded by the coding sequence ATGAGCGCGATCGGCAAACCGTTGGACCGGGTCGACGGTCTGCTCAAGGTAACCGGGCAAGCGCGATATGCCGGGGAATTTCCCGAAGACGGCCTGCTGCACGGCAGTGTGGTGTCGAGCAACATCGCCAAGGGCCGGGTCATCCGCATTGACGCTTCCAAAGCCCTGGCGCTGCCGGGCGTGGTGATGGTGCTCGATCACCTCAACCGCCCGAAACTGGCCAGCTACGACGACAGCTACGCCGATGCCGATGCCGCCGACGGCTCGCCATTTCGCCCGCTGTACAACGACCGCGTGCTGTACAGCGGCCAGCCGTTGGCATTGGTGATTGCCGATAACCTGGAGCTGGCGCGTCATGCCGGCTCTTTGGTTGAGATCGAATACACAGCCGAACCTTCCGAGACCGACCTGCTGGCCTTGCAGGACCAGGCGCACCCTTCGCCACAAACACCGCCCAAGCCGCGCGGCAACTTCCAGGCCGAATGGACCGGCGCCGCCACGAGCCTGGATCTGCACTACAGCACGCCCATCGAACACCACAACCCGATGGAGCCCCACGCCAGCACCGTGCTGTACCAGCCGGACGGCACCCTGCATATCCACGACAAGACCCAGGGCCCGCAGAACTGCCAGGCCTACGTGCAGAAAGTCTTCGGCTTGGATAAAAGCCAGGTGCGAATCTTCGCTGCATTTGTCGGTGGTGCCTTTGGTTCAGGCTTGCGGCCGCAGTACCAGTTGCCGCTGGCGGTGATGGCATCGCTGGCCTTGAAGCGTTCGGTGCGCGTCACCCTCACGCGTCAGCAGATGTTCACCTTCGGCTATCGCCCGCGCACTTTGCAGCGTCTGCAACTGGGCGCGGCCGCCAATGGTCGCTTGCTCGCCCTGGGCCACACCGCGATCGGCCAGACCTCGCGCTTCGAGGACTTCAGCGAGCACGTGGTGGAATGGAGCGGCATGCTCTATCACTGCGATAACGTGCTGCTGACCTACAAACTGGTGCCACTGGATGTGTTCACGCCGTTGGACATGCGCGCGCCTGGAGCGGCGCTCGGGGTGATCGGCCTGGAGTGCGCGATGGACGAACTGGCCTGCGCCCTGGGCATCGACCCGGTGCAACTGCGGCTGATCAACTACGCCGAGCGCAATCAGAACGAAGACAAGCCCTGGTCCAGCAAAGCCTTGCGCGAGTGTTACAGCGAAGGTGCCGAGCGTTTCGGCTGGAGCCAGCGCAACCCGGAACCGCGAAGCATGCGTGATGGCCGCCAACTGATCGGCTGGGGCATGGCCGGCGGTGTGTGGGAGGCCTTGCAAATGAAGGCCAGCGCAAAGGCGCGGATCGATCACCTGGGCAAGCTCACGGTCAGCAGTGCCACCACCGATATCGGCACCGGCACTTACACGGTCATGGCCCAGATTGCGGCCCAGGCCAGTGGCGTTCCGGTGAGTGACGTGACGTTCCTGTTGGGGGACTCCTCACTGCCGACGGCGCCGCTGCAGGGTGGCTCGTTTACCGTGTCGTCGGTGGGCAGTGCGGTGCAGCAGGCGTGTGAGGCGTTGAATGCCAAGCTGCTGGAGATTGCGCGCAAGACTTATCCGGCTTTTAAAGATGCAGAGTCGGCGCGGTTCGAAAATGGCCAGCTGCATGCTGGTGACCAGCGCATCTCCCTGGCGCAACTGGTACAGGACAGCGGTGAGCAGGCGCTGGAGGTTCAGGTGGATTGTGAACCGGGCAAACAGCGCGAAGGCTACGCCTCAGCCACGCATTCGGCAGTGTTTGTCGAAGTGCGGGTGGATGAAGACCTGGGCACCATCAAGGTCAGTCGGGTGGTCAGTGCGATTGCGGCCGGGCGGGTGGTTAATCCGAAGATGGCCCGCAGCCAGATTCTCGGCGGTGTGGTCTGGGGTATTGGCATGGCGTTGCATGAAGAGACCCAGATTGATCATGCATTGGGTCGCTACATGAACCACAGCCTGGCCGAGTACCACATCCCGGTAAACGCGGATATCGGCGAGATTGACGTGCTGTTTGTCGAAGAACACGACGAGATCGTCAACGCGCTGGGTTCCAAGGGCGTCGGCGAGATCGGGATCGTCGGGGTCGCGGCGGCGGTGGCCAACGCGGTGTATCACGCCACCGGCAAGCGGGTGCGGGACTTTCCCATCACCCTCGATAAGGTCTTCTAA
- a CDS encoding MFS transporter gives MPSEPALLLRHHRPFIAFWLARIFTASGFQMLTVAIGWNLYQLTGNVLDLGLVGLVEFVPRVLFMLHTGHVADRYERRKVAAICQTVQALIALSLAIGGLTGNVTREMIFILAFLLGAARSFEMPTTQALLPSIVPTALFPRAVASSQSAQQLATIVAPALGGLLYAFGSVWVYGPTVVLYLIACVLTLNLPARQTPLNKAKATMDSLLAGIRFIRSRPDILGAISLDLFAVLLGGATALLPVFAKDILLTGPWGLGLLRSAPAVGALLMSLWLARFAVDRHVGRIMFTAVGVFGVATIAFGLSTSFWFSLAVLVVLGAANMISMVIRASFVQLETPDEMRGRVSAVNGLFIGASNQLGEFESGITAHWFGTVPAVVMGGIGTLVVTGVWIKLFPTLANRDRMHVPVEEPAKV, from the coding sequence ATGCCCAGTGAACCCGCGCTGCTACTACGTCACCACCGCCCTTTCATCGCGTTCTGGCTGGCGCGGATCTTCACCGCCAGCGGCTTCCAGATGCTCACCGTGGCCATCGGCTGGAACCTCTACCAACTGACCGGCAACGTGCTGGACCTGGGCTTGGTCGGCCTGGTGGAATTCGTGCCACGGGTGCTGTTCATGCTGCACACCGGCCATGTGGCCGACCGCTATGAACGGCGCAAGGTTGCGGCCATCTGCCAGACCGTTCAAGCCTTGATCGCGCTGTCCCTGGCGATTGGCGGGCTGACCGGCAACGTCACCCGCGAAATGATTTTTATCTTGGCGTTCCTGCTAGGCGCGGCGCGTTCGTTTGAAATGCCCACCACCCAGGCCCTGCTGCCGAGCATCGTGCCCACTGCGCTGTTCCCCCGCGCCGTGGCGTCGTCGCAGTCGGCACAGCAACTGGCCACCATCGTGGCGCCAGCGTTGGGCGGTTTGTTATACGCCTTCGGCAGCGTCTGGGTGTACGGCCCTACGGTGGTGCTGTACCTGATTGCCTGCGTGCTGACCCTGAACCTGCCCGCACGCCAGACGCCCTTGAACAAGGCCAAGGCGACCATGGATTCGCTGCTGGCCGGGATTCGTTTTATCCGCAGCCGGCCGGACATCCTCGGGGCGATTTCCCTGGACCTGTTTGCCGTACTGCTGGGCGGCGCCACGGCGTTGCTGCCGGTGTTTGCCAAGGACATCCTGCTGACCGGGCCGTGGGGGCTCGGGCTGCTGCGGTCGGCGCCGGCAGTCGGGGCGTTGCTGATGTCGTTGTGGCTGGCGCGGTTTGCCGTAGACCGGCACGTCGGGCGGATCATGTTTACGGCGGTTGGGGTGTTTGGCGTGGCCACCATCGCGTTCGGCCTGTCGACCTCGTTCTGGTTCTCCTTGGCCGTGCTGGTGGTGCTGGGCGCCGCGAACATGATCAGCATGGTGATCCGCGCCTCGTTCGTACAGCTGGAAACCCCGGATGAAATGCGCGGCCGGGTCAGCGCGGTCAACGGGCTGTTTATCGGCGCGTCGAATCAGTTGGGCGAGTTTGAGTCCGGAATCACCGCCCACTGGTTCGGCACCGTCCCCGCCGTGGTCATGGGCGGCATCGGCACGCTGGTGGTGACCGGGGTCTGGATCAAACTGTTCCCGACCCTGGCCAACCGCGACCGCATGCATGTGCCGGTGGAAGAACCCGCCAAGGTTTAG